A window of the Lactuca sativa cultivar Salinas chromosome 5, Lsat_Salinas_v11, whole genome shotgun sequence genome harbors these coding sequences:
- the LOC128134243 gene encoding uncharacterized protein LOC128134243 yields the protein MTGTSSNSESSTITSVSGLTGNPDTTPPTSHKLNGQNFFQWSQSVFMFICGRDKDGHLTGETVAPDSKDPKFRTWRTNDHLVMSWLINSMTTEVGENFLLYKTAQEIWEAAKETYSSTENSSELFELETKLYDLRQGDLSVTQYFHLLSRIWLQLDLFETHPWKCVDDAASYRSVVNQKRTIRFLLGLNKDFRRCSQSGHGNSSSTYTP from the coding sequence ATGACGGGCACATCTTCAAACTCTGAATCCAGCACAATCACGTCAGTATCAGGATTAACAGGAAATCCTGATACAACTCCTCCAACCAGTCATAAACTCAATGGTCAGAATTTTTTCCAATGGTCTCAATCAGTATTTATGTTTATCTGTGGTCGTGATAAAGATGGTCATCTCACCGGAGAAACTGTGGCTCCTGATTCTAAGGATCCAAAATTTAGGACCTGGAGAACCAATGATCATTTGGTTATGTCCTGGTTAATCAACTCTATGACAACAGAAGTGGGAGAAAACTTTCTTCTCTACAAGACTGCTCAGGAGATCTGGGAGGCAGCCAAAGAAACCTACTCAAGCACTGAAAACTCCTCTGAACTATTCGAACTCGAGACTAAGTTGTATGATTTGCGCCAAGGTGATCTTTCTGTCACTCAGTACTTTCATCTTCTATCCCGAATCTGGCTTCAACTAGATTTATTTGAGACCCATCCCTGGAAGTGTGTTGATGATGCTGCCAGTTATCGTTCTGTGGTCAATCAGAAAAGAACTATCAGATTCTTACTTGGCCTCAACAAAGATTTTAGACGGTGTTCGCAGTCGGGTCATGGGAACTCATCCTCTACCTACACCCCGTGA